Proteins encoded together in one Mastomys coucha isolate ucsf_1 unplaced genomic scaffold, UCSF_Mcou_1 pScaffold16, whole genome shotgun sequence window:
- the Bcl10 gene encoding B-cell lymphoma/leukemia 10 has translation MEVPVPSLTEEDLTEVKKDALENLRVYLCEKIIAERHFDHLRAKKILSREDTEEISCRTSSRKRAGKLLDYLQENPRGLDTLVESIRREKTQNFLIQKITDEVLKLRNIKLEHLKGLKCSSCEPFAAGATNNLSRSNSDESNFSEKQRASTAMYHPEGESSTAPFFSTESSLNLPVLEVGRIENSSFSSATLPRPGDPGAPPLPPDLRLEEGGSCGNSSEMFLPLRSRALSRQ, from the exons ATGGAGGTTCCCGTACCGTCCCTCACGGAGGAGGACTTGACTGAAGTGAAGAAGGAC GCTTTAGAGAATTTACGTGTTTACCTGTGTGAGAAAATCATAGCTGAGAGACACTTTGATCATCTACGTGCAAAAAAAATACTAAGTAGAGAAGACACGGAAGAAATTTCTTGCCGAACTTCAAGTAGAAAAAGGGCCGGAAAGTTACTAGACTACTTACAGGAGAACCCCAGGGGCCTGGACACCCTTGTGGAATCCATCCGCAGGGAGAAAACACAGAACTTCCTGATTCAGAAGATAACGGATGAAGTCCTAAAGCTTCGGAATATAAAACTGGAGCACCTCAAAG GCCTGAAGTGCAGCAGCTGTGAGCcctttgcagctggagccaccaACAACCTTTCTAGGTCCAATTCAGATGAGAGCAATTTCTCTGAAAAACAGAGAGCGTCCACTGCCATGTACCATCCAGAAGGAGAATCCAGCACTGCTCCCTTCTTCTCCACCGAGTCATCCCTGAACTTGCCAGTCCTGGAAGTTGGCAGAATTGAGAACAGCAGTTTCTCTTCAGCCACGCTTCCTCGACCTGGGGACCCGGGGGCACCCCCTCTGCCCCCAGACCTGCGGTTGGAAGAGGGGGGAAGTTGTGGAAACTCAAGCGAGATGTTTCTCCCCTTAAGATCACGGGCTCTTTCACGCCAGTGA